ATGGATAGTCACTAAAATAGCTGAATTCATAGAAGTAGAAGCCGAGGAGATAGACATCAGTCAAAATTTAGAAATCTATGGTTTAGATTCAGCGCAAGCAATGACTATAGTAAGTAATTTAGAAAAGTTTTTAGGATTTCAAATATCTCCGGTTCTTCTATGGCACTACCCTAATATTGAATCTCTTTCACAGCGTTTAGCTGAAGAGTTGCAAGAACGTTTAGTTGAAGACAGTCAGACAAACTTCTCTAACGTCAATCTTGTTGCTCCGGCTCTAGATTTGGGTGCTGAGGCTGTACTTGACCCTATGATTAACCCTAGCTTTGTATCTAGCGCTTCTATTGGTGAACCCAAGAATATCTTTTTAACTGGTGGAACCGGATTTTTAGGGGCTTTTCTCATCCGGGAACTACTACAAGAAACCGATGCAGATATATATTGCTTAGTGCGTGCTGCCAATTCAACAGAAGGCAAAAGCAAACTGCAAAATAATTTGTCACAGTATGCAATTTGGGATGATAAATTTAATTCGAGAATTTTCCCAATTGTTGGTGATTTAGCTCAACCACTTCTGGGTATTGACTCTGAACAGTTCCAGATATTAGCTAGCAATATTGATACCATTTATCATAGTGCGGCTTTGCTGAATTATGTTTATCCTTATTCAGCAATGAAAGCAGCCAACGTTCTAGGAACTCAAGAAGTTTTGAGATTAGCTTGTCAGACCAAAGTCAAGCCTTTACATTATGTTTCCAGTGTGGCTATTTTTGAATCAACTGCTTATACTGGTGATGTGGTGGAAGAAAATGATGAATTTAATGATTGGGAAGGTATTTATCTTGGTTATTCTCAGACTAAATGGGTTGCCGAAAAGTTAGTTAAAATTGCCCGT
This window of the Nodularia sp. LEGE 06071 genome carries:
- a CDS encoding thioester reductase domain-containing protein — encoded protein: MMLKQSYSAADIQAWIVTKIAEFIEVEAEEIDISQNLEIYGLDSAQAMTIVSNLEKFLGFQISPVLLWHYPNIESLSQRLAEELQERLVEDSQTNFSNVNLVAPALDLGAEAVLDPMINPSFVSSASIGEPKNIFLTGGTGFLGAFLIRELLQETDADIYCLVRAANSTEGKSKLQNNLSQYAIWDDKFNSRIFPIVGDLAQPLLGIDSEQFQILASNIDTIYHSAALLNYVYPYSAMKAANVLGTQEVLRLACQTKVKPLHYVSSVAIFESTAYTGDVVEENDEFNDWEGIYLGYSQTKWVAEKLVKIARNRGLPVTIHRPPLISGDSQTGICNSHDFINLMTKGCLQMGYFPDMDYMLDMSPVDYVSKAIVYLSRQTESIGKAFHLQHPQPIALKTLFEWIRSFNYPVKMIPYEQWQAELINQNSSVDNPLYTLRPFLLERWSNEQLTIPDLYLQARRPTISCQETLKALAGSSIVCPPIDSQLLMTYTSYLIQCGFLAYPPAEVRG